One Podarcis raffonei isolate rPodRaf1 chromosome 3, rPodRaf1.pri, whole genome shotgun sequence genomic region harbors:
- the LOC128411416 gene encoding beta-defensin 39-like, whose amino-acid sequence MHLGLAPLLNQLATRIMPSLFLVAFLLLCTLTPGHSHARDTLKCHEDKGTCHPTLCPAQKIEKGSCYDGIHLCCVDCPSHFLSYEGNGGFSTPRFGLRASIKLLLSL is encoded by the exons ATGCATCTGGGACTTGCTCCGCTGCTAAATCAACTGGCCACGAGGATCATGCCGTCTCTTTTCCTGGTTGCGTTCTTGCTTCTCTGCACCTTAACCCCAG GGCACAGCCATGCAAGAGACACCCTGAAGTGCCACGAAGACAAAGGGACCTGCCACCCCACTCTCTGCCCTGCACAGAAGATTGAAAAGGGGAGCTGCTACGATGGCATTCATCTCTGTTGTGTTG ATTGTCCTTCTCACTTCCTCTCCTATGAAGGCAACGGGGGGTTCTCTACACCCAGATTTGGCCTGCGTGCCTCCATCAAACTCCTCCTTAGCCTCTGA